CCAAAAAGTTATGGATGGCTCAAATTAAATTCTATAATTTACTTTTCTGATtcagatgaaatttgtatatcAGATGCATCTCTTGCAGATATGAGCTTCCAAACAGATCATTCTTCTCTTTGTTTAGCCTCTTCTCGAAGTTGTTCCATATATTACTTGATTCTATGAACTTGTTTCAGGACAGTAATCCTGATATCTATTCATGAAATGAAAATCCATGGTATTAATGTGCACAATTTCAACCCATGTTCATACAATCATTTCAAAGTTAAGAATGCATCAGAGAATGAGACATGGCGATGAATTAACAGGAACTAAGAATTGGAGAAAGTTATTTCCACATACAACCGATATTACCAAAGCAAAATGACATTCAAGTTATTCAGTCAAATCAATCTTTAAAAGGCATGAGTTCCCATTATTGGCCCATTAAGGTTAAGCTCTGCCTGTATGAGATTTAGATGCAATAGCTCTCACATCTCTAAACTGTCAATGGTTGAGCAGTTCCATAGGCAAGATACAGATACAAGATCAAAGAACTTGAGCAGACAAAAGGTGTCTCAGCTGGAATAGGTGTTCCTCATCTGAAATCTTACGGCTGAGGCAGAGATTTGTAAACAGGGTTTCCTGCTCCCAAGATAAAGGACCTGAAGCAAACAATGCCTCCATTGTTGACTTGTAAGCACAAAGCTCTAGTTCATGGATATAGTATACTTTGTTCACAGAAGGCAAGGGTAAGTCTCTTTTGCCACACAAAGAAGGGAAAGCTGACTCAACATCGAAATTATCAGGTGCGTTGTCCAACAATTTATGAGAGAATGGGATGACACAGTCACCGTTAAAACTACAGCTAGCAACAGAGCATTGATCATTATCTTCAGTAGACCAAACAGGCCTAGAAGAATCATATAAACAGTGAGGAAATTTGCCTTCCATTCTGTTATTCCTGTTAGTTGATTGCTTAATGAAGTTTTCATCAACCGCTACATGTGAGCAAGAAATATCTATCTGCGTATACGAAGGAAGAGTTCTCTTTCCATCACAGCCTCTAGAATATAGAGAGGTTTCCCCATGTTGTATTCTTCATATTTATGGGCATAGCCTTTACTCTTTGCTCTCACAGGCAGCAGCTTGGTGATATTATGAGCCTCACCATTATTATATTCTCCCTCTTTATACCTTACTTTAGATTGCATGGCAATGCTAAAATGCAATGAAGTCCTAAAACGCAAGCCACCAGCTCGGTATGGAGTTTTTGGTGTAAAATTCTTAGCAACCTACAATGTATGTAGTCTGGTTTAGATATTCTGGTTggttcaacacattagttaggaCTTATTATATGAAGTTTTTTTCTTTAAACTCTCTCATAATACCAAATCTTAAGAACTACTATGATTATTATAAGAAATAATAGTAAAGATAAACTGCAAGCAAGAATCAAGTATACACATTTAGACAAGAATATAGGAAAAAGCATGATGATGTAAGACATCTACCTTCCTTATTACTATCCACATGTTGTCATGCCAAGCCTGCCTAATCCTTAAACTTGATGCATGAAATTCCTTAAGTTGTATGGACCCAAAGAACTTAATGACAAATCGGCTGCTGTTGTTCAACACTTTTGCGACCTTTGCAACCCTCCAACACTGAGTATCAAACACCTTAACTATATCCCCAACTACCCAACGCTTACCATTTACACTTAGAGGCAGGGGTCTAACATCCATCCCTCGCACATTCTCTACAACTCATTTTGCTTCGTGGTCCATGAGCAGTTTTTACCTAACAATATAGTTGTCACCATCTGCTAAAATTCTGTTACTAGTAAACTAGGAGCCGTATGGATCATGTTCTCTTCTTAACACCTCCACCAAGTTCCCTTTTTTGAACTTCATATTGTTTAGGCTTAATCCTggataaaaatagtaaaaagaaaatagaattaataTCATAAATGTCAGAACTATAATATCTTAAGGTTTAATTACAAAGATCAAGATAGatgcttaaaattttatggtgtgaGAGTTGCAGCTAGGCGTACCAGATCAAGGGGGTAACTTATTAAAAGTGTTGGAAAGGTGTAAAATTTTGGAACTTCACGACTTAATTCAGCTATAAGACATGAAACCAATAATCTTAAAGAATTACTTATATAAGAAAACTAGCCAACAGATATAATCAaatctaaatcaatttatttctccaaaaaaagaaaaaaaatctaaatcAATTCATTAGAAACAAGTATCCCAACCTTGATTATATGTTATTCTGGGAACTTAGAAATATAATTGATTCAACAAACAGGGATACCATTCATTATATTCTACACTAAACTCAGGTGAACTCATGGAAACCAGGTTTTTTATTGACAGTTGGGTACATAAATCAACTCATGTTTTAGCAATTCCCAAATATACCTAAAAAATGTATTTGTTttcttcatttaattttaaaaagaatttctTTATTAGAAAAACTGAAAAAGGCATTAgttcaaaaagagaaaaagaaaaggaaataataCTTGCCCAGTATTTAAAATCTTATAAAGTATATGCTAAAATAAAAATAGACTGacccaaattaaatttaacaacCAATACAGAACTTTGTTCAATCCAaaacatttaattaattgaagGAGACTGACCTGAGAGTAAAAGAGAAGAGATGGAAACGAACAGGATGCAGTCACTAACGCATCTTTAAGCAAAAAATGGCTTTATTTTCGCTCTCTTTCGATTATTTGTTTTAAGTACAGCGATAAATAAAAATTActattaaaatactaattattgATTAGGATTACCTTTAGCCTTTGTATTTTGTTAGtaacttaaaatgaaaaatttcaaaatttaggtattAATCACATTATCGACCAAACTTTCGGGGGTCTTGCCTAATTGTAATCATAGGGATCATATAAtttctttttccaaaattaatatttttgctAGTATGAGTCTTCTCCTCCATCTTTAATGGATGCCAAATGGTCCATTTGCGTTTCTTTGTATAGTTTCATCATGTTGGACTAAATCTTTGCTTTGTCGTAACTTGGGCTTCATTACAACCTTAAAACTCCCATGTCATCCACTTTATTGGTGGGATTGGCACATTATCATGGTAATAGGATGTAACATTACAATATTTGGTATATTgtgaaattattaattaaaattttgagaaagtTGGAATAATAAAGGCGATATTAGTATAAATTTATAGCATTTTCAGGAAGTAGTTCATGAGTGGAATAAACGGGTTTATGGAAATATTTTTGTGCGTAAATGAAAATTGATTTCTGAGTTAAGTCAGCTACAAAGAATTTTGGAGTGGAGAAGTTCTTCTGGACTCCGATATCGGGAATTGACACTTTTTCAGGAAATTAAGGAAGTTCTAAAGCACGAGGAGTTATTGTGGTTCTAGAATTCTCGATCTATGTGGCTTATGAATGGTGACAGAAACACGAGCTATTGTCATAGTTGAACATTGACTAGGCGGAGAAAAAATAGAATTGAGAGTCTTATTATTGAATATGATTGGTGTTTCAATGATGAGGTGTTGAATAATCATGTTGTGGATTTTTATAAATATCTTTACACTATGGACTCTTCGGTTACTGGTGACTTTTCATGTCATGGTAAATTTCCCCAAATCACTTCTGATGAGTTGGGTAATTTATTATTGACAATTTCTAATTATGAAGTAAGAAGACGGTTTTTGGTATGGCTCCATTAAAAGCCCCTGGAGTGGATGGTTTTTAGGAAAAATTGTTTTAGCCTCAATGGGATGTTGTTAGGTCGTCAGTTTGTTATCTTGTTAAGAAAGTGTTGACAAGGCAAGATCTGGATCCTAAACTTAACAGGACTTTGCTAGTTTTGTTACTCAAGTCTCAAAATTTTGAAAGGGTTTCTTAGTTCAGACCTATAAGGTTATGCATGGTGATGTATAAAATTATCGTGAAGACTTTAGTTAATAGATTGAGGTCTTTAATGGTGAAACTTTCTAGTCCAAATCAAGTAAGCTTTATTTCAGGCAGATATATAACTGATAATATAGTGATTGTGCAATAAGTGGTACATTTGATGAAAGGTTTTCGAGGTACTAAGTATGGGATGATGTTGAAAATTGATCTAAAGAAGGCATATGATAGAATCAAGTGGGACTTTTTAAAAGATTCCCTATTGGAGGTCAATTTTCCTTCATTAATAGTCACTGTGATTTTGAATTGTGTGTCTACATCAACTTTTCATGTTCTTTGGAATAGTGCTATTATAGATTCTTTTCGGCTTACTCGTGGATTAAGATAAGGCAATCCGCTATCTTTTATCTGTTCTTTATTTGCATGGAAAGATTTGGGCATCTAATTAGAGAGTCATTTGAATATGGTGTTTGGAAACCACGTCTTCTATCAGAGAGTGGCCCGACCTTATCTCACGTATTTTTTACAGATGATCTTATTTTGTTCTGTGAGGCTAGTAGAGTTCAAGTGGATGTTGCTAATAGTATTTTGGACACTTTTTGCTACTTCTTGA
This is a stretch of genomic DNA from Gossypium arboreum isolate Shixiya-1 chromosome 11, ASM2569848v2, whole genome shotgun sequence. It encodes these proteins:
- the LOC108471473 gene encoding uncharacterized protein LOC108471473, whose product is MDVRPLPLSVNGKRWVVGDIVKVFDTQCWRVAKVAKVLNNSSRFVIKFFGSIQLKEFHASSLRIRQAWHDNMWIVIRKVAKNFTPKTPYRAGGLRFRTSLHFSIAMQSKVRYKEGEYNNGEAHNITKLLPIDISCSHVAVDENFIKQSTNRNNRMEGKFPHCLYDSSRPVWSTEDNDQCSVASCSFNGDCVIPFSHKLLDNAPDNFDVESAFPSLCGKRDLPLPSVNKVYYIHELELCAYKSTMEALFASGPLSWEQETLFTNLCLSRKISDEEHLFQLRHLLSAQVL